Proteins from a genomic interval of Neodiprion lecontei isolate iyNeoLeco1 chromosome 2, iyNeoLeco1.1, whole genome shotgun sequence:
- the LOC107219088 gene encoding uncharacterized protein LOC107219088, which translates to MAIIEPEMINQNIRSDHSESSRFSNSKETYNGTVRVAASYDMGYSTKRSGRTYDSMNGYAAFLGRENGKAIDYLTTNRGCRMCALGHPKSDHDCRLNFVGSAKAMEPFAAASMTSSSKIFKEHNIEVGILIGDDDSSTIAAVRATSQSQTTSGDFRFACAIGEKNLGERYLQEAATKRLLSPGFHTTKYVGRKEKEAKRRYLRTKRPEFKKRRLFLKEQCTNLRKKKEDMEGIQYESNMGLLSTNVAHDSILNTEGINEEINEADDNGTQVSEPIAVFFDLETSSFSKQSDILQIAAQYDKSFSVYVNPTQKIAAQASEANGLTNVRGKLMLNGTRVPSIPLRLALDAFHNFLTKLKHPVVLVAHNCKFDAPILINSVKKMTMTDDFGSVVVGFADTLPLIKSVTNRKGKGECTLTGLASWLQISADGAHNAVYDVLMLVQIIENLQITTKQLMDRSITWSDTIASIHNAKKSATLLKTLDKLGTCISTGMKKKIANADITYEDLINTFRDDGDAGIKKLLGKDENDKVRVTKTKTIIENLLNHLRTKGL; encoded by the exons ATGGCGATAATTGAGCCTGAGATGATTAATCAAAATATAAGAAGTGATCATTCTGAGTCAAGTCGTTTCTCAAATTCCAAAGAAACTTACAATGGTACTGTACGTGTTGCTGCGTCGTATGATATGGGTTACAGTACAAAAAGAAGTGGAAGAACATACGATAGTATGAATGGATATGCAGCATTCTTGGGTAGAGAAAATGGTAAAGCCATAGATTATTTAACAACAAATCGTGGTTGTAGAATGTGTGCCCTAGGTCATCCCAAATCAGACCACGATTGTAGGCTAAACTTCGTTGGAAGTGCAAAAGCTATGGAACCTTTTGCTGCTGCAAGTATGACTTCCagtagtaaaatttttaaagagcATAATATTGAAGTTGGAATTTTAATTGGAGATGACGACAGCTCAACGATTGCTGCTGTCCGTGCTACAAGCCAATCACAA ACGACTTCTGGAGATTTTCGGTTTGCCTGCGCTATTGGTGAGAAAAATCTCGGAGAAAGATACCTTCAAGAAGCTGCAACAAAAAGACTTTTATCTCCTGGCTTTCACACGACTAAATACGTGggcagaaaagaaaaagaagcaaaaagaCGATATTTAAGAACAAAACGTCCAGAGTTTAAAAAAAGGCGTTTGTTTTTAAAAGAACAGTGTACTAATCTGCgcaagaagaaagaagatatGGAAGGTATCCAGTATGAATCTAATATGGGATTACTTTCAACAAATGTTGCTCACGACTCTATTCTTAATACAGAGGGTATAAATGAAGAGATCAATGAAGCTGATGATAATGGAACACAAGTTTCAGAACCTATTGcagtattttttgatttggaAACATCCAGCTTTTCAAAACAATCTGATATTCTTCAAATTGCGGCTCAATACGATAAATCCTTTTCAGTTTATGTCAACCCTACTCAAAAAATTGCTGCACAAGCATCTGAGGCAAATGGTTTAACAAATGTTAGAGGTAAATTGATGCTCAACGGTACTAGAGTACCATCAATTCCACTGAGATTAGCTTTGGATGCTTTTCATAACTTTCTGACGAAACTGAAGCATCCGGTGGTTTTAGTTGCTCACAACTGCAAATTTGATGCTCCTATTCTTATTAATTCTGTTAAAAAAATGACTATGACGGATGACTTTGGGTCTGTGGTTGTAGGTTTTGCAGATACACTGCCTCTTATTAAATCAGTAACAAATCGTAAGGGAAAAGGAGAGTGTACTCTAACAGGTCTGGCTTCATGGCTACAAATTTCTGCGGATGGTGCGCATAATGCTGTATACGATGTTTTAATGCTGGTGCAAATTATTGAGAATCTTCAAATCACAACAAAGCAATTAATGGATCGCAGTATAACTTGGAGTGATACAATTGCGAGTATTCATAATGCTAAAAAATCAGCTACACTGTTAAAAACACTCGACAAATTAGGAACTTGCATATCTACtggcatgaaaaaaaaaattgctaatgCTGATATTACCTATGAAGATTTAATCAACACTTTTCGTGATGATGGGGAtgcaggaataaaaaaattattaggaaaagatgaaaatgataaaGTTCGTGTTACTAAAACTAaaacaattattgaaaatttgttaaatcATTTAAGAACCAAAGGTTTAtaa